From the genome of Podospora pseudoanserina strain CBS 124.78 chromosome 7 map unlocalized CBS124.78p_7.2, whole genome shotgun sequence, one region includes:
- the ACC1 gene encoding acetyl-coenzyme-A carboxylase (EggNog:ENOG503NUU6; BUSCO:EOG092600T4; COG:I): MGDTPRNGVIVPKSNGKASYAEKHKIASHFIGGNRLENAPPSKVKDFVANHDGHTVITNVLIANNGIAAVKEIRSVRKWAYETFGDERAIKFTVMATPEDLQANADYIRMADHYVEVPGGTNNHNYANVELIVDIAERMDVHAVWAGWGHASENPKLPESLAASPKKIVFIGPPGSAMRSLGDKISSTIVAQHADVPCIPWSGTGVSQVSVDEDGIVTVPDDVYLKGCVSSWQEGLEKAKEIGFPVMVKASEGGGGKGIRKVVNEETFEELYKAAASEIPGSPIFVMKLADSARHLEVQLLADQYGNNISLFGRDCSVQRRHQKIIEEAPVTIAKPNTFKAMEEAAVRLGKLVGYVSAGTVEYLYSHADDKFYFLELNPRLQVEHPTTEMVSGVNLPAAQLQIAMGLPLHRIQDIRLLYGVDPKTATEIDFQFANPESEKTQRRPTPKGHTTACRITSEDPGEGFKPSNGVLHDLNFRSSSNVWGYFSVGSAGGIHSFSDSQFGHIFAYGENRAASRKHMVVALKELSIRGDFRTTVEYLIKLLETEAFEDNTITTGWLDELISKKLTAERPDPMLAVVCGAVTKAHIASENCIAEYRAGLEKGQVPSKDILKTVFPVDFIYEGYRYKFTVSRSSSDSYHLFINGSKCTVGVRALSDGGLLVLLDGRSHNVYWKEEAAATRISVDSKTCLLEQENDPTQLRTPSPGKLVKYSVENGAHVRAGQTFAEVEVMKMYMPLIAQEDGIVQLIKQPGATLEAGDILGILALDDPSRVKQAQSFIGQLPEYGPPVVVGNKPAQKFTLLFNTLKNILMGFDNQVIMLQTLKGLIEVLRDPKLPYSEFSAQFSALHARMPQKLDAQFSSVLERASSRGAEFPARNLAKVFQKFLDDNVTSKSDADVLKTTLQPLTDVLDMYAEGQKVRELTVITELLNMYAEVERLFSGRRSQDEEVILQLRDQNKEDTSKVVQTVLSHTRVAAKNSLVLAILEEYRPNKPNVGNVGKYLRPVLRKMAELESRQTAKVSLKAREILIQCALPSLEERTAQMEHILRSSVVESRYGETGWDHREPNLEVIKEVVDSKYTVFDVLTLFFAHEDPWVSLAALEVYVRRAYRAYVLKKIEYHTDETETPSFVSWDFALRKIGQTEFGLPLQSAAPSSPATPVDNTFKRIHSISDMSYLERKTQEEPTRKGVIVPCKYLEDADDLLSRALDTLPVMNGAKKKTPGFIPDLSGKRRPPPPPRLDSIDELSAVVNVAIRDAEGRSDDEILKEILPLVHQFKDDLFARRVRRLTFICGRNDGSYPGYYTFRGPEYIEDDSIRHIEPSLAFQLELARLSKFKIKPVFTENKNIHMYEGVGKGVETDRRFFTRAVIRPGRLRDEIPTAEYLISEADRVINDIFDALEIIGTHNSDLNHMFINFTPVFQLQPQEVEQSLQGFLDRFGPRAWRLRVAQVEIRIICTDPSTGMPYPLRVIITNTSGYVIQVEMYAERKSDKGDWVFYSTGGTTKIGSMHLLPVSTPYPTKNWLQPKRYKAHLMGTQYVYDFPELFRQAIQNSWANAVKKVPSMAEKQPPVGECIEFNELVLDDHDNLAEVSRDPGTNTCGMVGWLISARTPEYPKGRKFVVVANDITFNIGSFGPKEDNFFYKCTELARKLGVPRIYLSANSGARLGLANELMPHFSVAWNEEGKPEAGFKYLYLNDEAKKRFESTVLTEEVSEGGEKRHKIVTIIGAEDGLGVECLRGSGLIAGATSRAYQDIFTCTLVTCRSVGIGAYLVRLGQRAVQIEGQPIILTGAPALNNLLGREVYTSNLQLGGTQIMYRNGVSHLTANDDFAGVSKIVEWMSFVPDKRNNPVPISLGIDSWDRDVVFTPEQKKPYDVRWMIAGKQDEDGFQPGLFDKDSFVETLGGWARTVVVGRARLGGIPMGVIGVETRSVENITPADPANPDSIEQVSNEAGGVWYPNSAFKTAQAINDFNYGEQLPLMILANWRGFSGGQRDMYNEVLKYGSYIVDALVKFEQPVFIYIPPFGELRGGSWVVVDPTINPTAMEMYADVDARGGVLEPEGIIGIKYRKDKQLETMARLDPVYSGLKRQIADTSLSKEEIDEIKKKMTEREQELLPVYAQISLQFADLHDRAGRMKAKGVIREVLEWRNARRFFYWRVRRRLNEEYILRRLASAAAVSGVHNKNAAAAAQARARHLSLLESWCGIAHFDKSDREVAIWYEENRKVVHEKVEHLKAEALQAEMRELVRLGSQSTEDAASNPAWKGIRDVLHTMPVQEREKMLQYLKQV, from the exons AGAGTCCCTCGCCGCGTCACCAAAGAAGATTGTGTTCATCGGTCCTCCGGGCTCTGCCATGCGCTCGCTCGGTGACAAGATCTCTTCCACCATTGTAGCTCAGCACGCCGATGTGCCATGTATTCCATGGTCTGGTACTGGCGTTTCCCAAGTGAGTGtggacgaggatggcatcGTCACAGTTCCAGATGATGTCTACCTCAAGGGCTGCGTGAGCTCATGGCAAGAGggcttggagaaggcgaaggagaTTGGTTTCCCAGTAATGGTCAAGGCCtctgagggtggtggtggtaagggTATTCGCAAGGTCGTCAACGAGGAGACCTTCGAGGAGCTTTacaaggcggcggcgagcgAGATCCCTGGCTCTCCCATTTTCGTCATGAAGTTGGCCGACAGTGCGAGACATTTGGAGGTTCAATTGCTTGCTGATCAATACGGCAACAACATTTCGCTGTTTGGCAGAGATTGCTCGGTCCAACGCAGACATCAAAAGATTATCGAAGAGGCCCCCGTCACCATTGCCAAGCCAAACACGTTCAAGGCcatggaggaggctgccgttCGCCTCGGCAAGCTTGTCGGTTACGTTTCCGCCGGTACCGTCGAGTATTTGTACTCCCATGCCGATGACAAGTTCTACTTCTTGGAGTTGAACCCTCGTCTCCAGGTCGAGCATCCCACGACCGAAATGGTCAGCGGTGTTAACCTCCCCGCTGCCCAGCTGCAGATCGCCATGGGTCTCCCACTTCACCGGATTCAGGACATCCGTTTGCTGTATGGTGTGGATCCCAAGACGGCCACCGAGATCGACTTCCAGTTTGCGAACCCTGAAAGTGAAAAGACCCAGCGGAGGCCAACGCCCAAGGGCCACACCACGGCCTGCCGTATCACCTCCGAGGATCCCGGTGAGGGCTTCAAGCCATCCAACGGTGTGCTCCACGACTTGAACTTccgctccagctccaacgTCTGGGGTTACTTCTCTGTCGGTTCCGCTGGTGGTATTCACAGCTTCTCCGACTCTCAGTTCGGTCACATTTTCGCCTACGGCGAGAACCGTGCTGCCTCCAGAAAGCACATGGTTGTGGCCCTGAAGGAGCTGAGCATCCGTGGTGACTTCCGTACTACTGTCGAGTACCtcatcaagcttctcgagaCCGAAGCTTTCGAggacaacaccatcaccaccggctggCTTGATGAGTTGATTtccaagaagctcactgCCGAGAGACCTGACCCTATGCTCGCTGTTGTCTGCGGTGCTGTCACCAAGGCTCACATTGCCAGCGAGAACTGCATTGCCGAATACAGAGCCGGTCTGGAGAAGGGCCAAGTCCCCTCCAAGGACATTCTCAAGACTGTCTTCCCTGTGGACTTCATCTATGAGGGCTACCGGTACAAGTTCACCGTCAGTCGTTCCAGCTCTGACAGCTACCACCTCTTCATCAACGGTTCCAAGTGCACAGTCGGTGTTCGCGCTCTCAGCGACGGTGGTCTCCTGGTCCTCCTCGATGGGCGCAGTCACAACGTGTACTGGAAGGAAGAGGCCGCCGCCACTCGCATCTCAGTCGACAGCAAGACCTGCCTGTTGGAGCAGGAGAACGATCCCACCCAGCTCCGCACGCCATCTCCCGGTAAGCTCGTGAAGTACTCTGTGGAGAACGGTGCCCACGTGCGTGCTGGCCAGACCTTTGCCGAAGTTGAGGTCATGAAGATGTACATGCCCCTCATCGCGCAGGAGGACGGTATTGTGCAGCTCATCAAGCAGCCCGGAGCTACCCTCGAGGCTGGTGACATTCTCGGTATTTTGGCTCTTGATGACCCCAGCCGCGTCAAGCAAGCTCAGTCGTTCATCGGTCAACTTCCCGAGTATGGCCCtcctgtggtggttggtaaCAAGCCCGCCCAGAAGTTCACCCTTctcttcaacaccctcaagaACATCCTCATGGGTTTCGACAACCAGGTGATCATGCTGCAGACCCTGAAGGGGCTTATTGAGGTGCTCCGCGACCCCAAGCTCCCCTACAGCGAGTTCTCGGCTCAGTTCTCTGCTCTCCATGCCCGCATGCCCCAGAAGCTCGACGCTCAGTTCAGCTCTGTTCTCGAACGTGCGTCCTCGCGTGGCGCCGAGTTCCCTGCTCGCAACCTGGCCAAGGTCTTCCAGAAGTTCCTTGACGACAACGTCACCTCCAAGAGCGACGCGGACGTCCTCAAGACCACTCTTCAGCCTTTGACCGACGTGCTCGACATGTATGCCGAAGGTCAGAAGGTGCGTGAGTTGACCGTTATTACTGAGCTCCTGAACATGTACGCCGAGGTCGAGCGCCTTTTCTCTGGCCGCCGGTCTCAGGACGAGGAAGTCATCTTGCAGCTTCGTGACCAGAACAAGGAGGACACCTCCAAGGTTGTGCAGACTGTGCTGTCGCATACCAGAGTCGCGGCCAAGAACTCGCTGGTTCTCGCCATTCTGGAGGAGTACCGTCCCAACAAGCCCAATGTTGGCAACGTTGGCAAGTACCTTCGCCCAGTGCTTCGCAAGATGGCCGAGCTCGAGTCCCGCCAAACTGCTAAGGTCTCGTTGAAGGCTCGTGAGATTCTCATCCAGTGTGCCCTTCCGTCTCTCGAGGAGAGAACCGCCCAGATGGAGCACATTTTGCGCTCCTCTGTTGTTGAGTCCCGCTACGGCGAGACCGGCTGGGACCACCGGGAGCCTAACCTTgaggtcatcaaggaggTCGTCGACTCCAAGTACACTGTCTTCGATGTCCTGACATTGTTCTTCGCTCACGAGGATCCCTGGGTTTCTCTGGCTGCTTTGGAGGTTTACGTCCGTCGCGCGTACCGTGCGTATGTCCTGAAGAAGATTGAGTACCACACCGATGAGACCGAGACGCCATCCTTCGTTTCCTGGGACTTTGCTCTGCGCAAGATTGGCCAGACCGAGTTCGGGCTGCCCTTGCAGTCCGCTGCCCCATCCTCTCCGGCTACGCCGGTTGATAACACCTTCAAGCGTATCCACTCCATCAGCGACATGTCCTACCTCGAGAGGAAGACACAGGAGGAGCCGACCCGTAAGGGTGTGATAGTGCCATGCAAGTACCTCGAGGATGCCGATGACCTCCTCTCCAGAGCTCTCGACACCCTCCCGGTGATGAACGgcgccaagaagaagaccccTGGCTTCATTCCTGACCTCAGCGGCAAGCGTcgcccgccccctcctcctcgtcttgaCAGCATCGACGAACTTTCAGCCGTTGTCAACGTTGCCATCCGCGATGCTGAGGGCCGCAGCGATGATGAGATCCTGAAGGAGATCTTGCCCCTGGTCCATCAGTTCAAGGATGACCTTTTCGCCCGCCGCGTCCGTCGTCTGACCTTCATCTGCGGCCGCAACGATGGCTCGTACCCCGGTTACTACACCTTCCGTGGCCCCGAGTACATTGAGGATGACAGTATTCGCCACATTGAGCCTTCTCTTGCCTTCCAGCTCGAATTGGCTCGTCTCTCCAAGTTCAAGATCAAGCCCGTCTTCACCGAAAACAAGAATATCCACATGTacgagggtgttgggaaGGGTGTTGAGACTGATAGGCGCTTCTTCACTCGTGCTGTCATTCGCCCCGGAAGACTTCGGGATGAGATTCCTACCGCCGAGTACTTGATTTCGGAAGCCGACCGCGTGATCAACGATATTTTTGACGCTCTCGAGATTATCGGCACACACAACTCGGATTTGAACCATATGTTCATCAACTTTACTCCCGTCTTCCAGCTTCAGCCTCAGGAAGTTGAGCAGTCGCTTCAGGGCTTCTTGGATCGCTTCGGTCCCCGCGCTTGGCGTCTTCGTGTTGCCCAGGTCGAGATCCGCATTATTTGCACTGATCCCTCCACCGGCATGCCCTACCCTCTGCGTGTGATCATTACCAACACCTCTGGCTACGTCATCCAGGTAGAGATGTATGCCGAGCGCAAGTCGGACAAGGGCGACTGGGTCTTCTACTCTACCGGTGGCACCACCAAGATCGGATCCATGCATCTGCTCCCCGTCTCGACCCCTTACCCCACCAAGAACTGGCTCCAGCCCAAGCGGTACAAGGCTCATTTGATGGGCACTCAGTATGTGTATGATTTCCCCGAGCTTTTCCGCCAGGCCATCCAGAACAGCTGGGCCAATGCTGTCAAGAAGGTCCCCTCCATGGCCGAGAAGCAGCCCCCGGTTGGCGAGTGCATCGAGTTCAACGAGCTTGTCTTGGATGACCATGACAACTTGGCCGAGGTTTCTCGCGACCCAGGCACCAACACCTGCGGTATGGTCGGTTGGCTCATCAGCGCCCGCACCCCCGAATACCCCAAGGGCCGCAAGTTTGTTGTCGTCGCCAACGACATCACCTTCAACATTGGTTCTTTCGGGCCCAAGGAAGACAACTTCTTCTACAAGTGCACAGAGCTTGCTCGCAAGTTGGGCGTTCCCCGCATCTACTTGTCGGCCAATTCGGGTGCTCGCTTGGGTCTGGCCAACGAGCTGATGCCTCACTTCAGCGTGGCCTGGAacgaggagggcaagcccGAGGCTGGCTTCAAGTACCTCTACCTCAACgatgaggccaagaagaggtTCGAGAGCACTGTGCTGACCGAGGAGGTCTCTGAGGGTGGCGAGAAGCGTCACAAGATTGTCACCATCATCGGTGCTGAAGACGGTTTGGGTGTCGAATGCTTGCGTGGTTCCGGCCTCATCGCCGGTGCCACTAGCAGAGCCTACCAGGATATCTTTACTTGCACGCTCGTCACTTGCCGCTCGGTTG GTATTGGTGCCTACCTTGTCCGCCTTGGTCAGCGTGCTGTGCAAATTGAGGGCCAGCCCATCATCCTGACTGGTGCCcccgccctcaacaaccttttGGGTCGTGAGGTCTACACCTCTAACCTCCAGCTTGGTGGCACTCAGATCATGTACCGCAACGGTGTGTCTCACTTGACCGCCAACGACGACTTTGCTGGTGTTTCCAAGATTGTTGAGTGGATGTCCTTCGTTCCCGATAAGCGCAACAACCCTGTGCCCATCAGCCTTGGCATCGACAGCTGGGATCGTGACGTTGTCTTCACCCCAGAGCAGAAGAAGCCCTATGATGTCAGGTGGATGATTGCCGGCAAGCAGGACGAGGATGGTTTCCAGCCTGGTCTGTTTGACAAGGATTCCTTCGTGGAGACCCTTGGCGGCTGGGCTCGCACTGTCGTGGTTGGTCGTGCTCGTCTCGGCGGCATTCCTATGGGTGTCATCGGTGTCGAGACCCGCTCTGTCGAGAACATCACACCCGCCGACCCTGCCAACCCTGACTCGATCGAGCAAGTCAGCAACGAGgccggtggtgtttggtACCCCAACTCTGCCTTTAAGACTGCTCAGGCCATCAACGACTTCAACTATGGCGAGCAGCTTCCCCTGATGATCCTTGCCAACTGGCGTGGATTCTCTGGTGGCCAGCGTGACATGTACAACGAGGTCCTCAAGTACGGCTCGTACATTGTCGATGCTCTCGTCAAGTTCGAGCAGCCAGTCTTCATCTACATTCCACCATTCGGTGAGCTTCGTGGCGGTTCGTGGGTCGTCGTCgatcccaccatcaacccgaCCGCCATGGAGATGTACGCCGATGTGGACGCCCGCGGCGGTGTCTTGGAGCCTGAGGGTATCATCGGTATCAAATACCGCAAGGACAAGCAGCTTGAGACCATGGCCCGTCTCGATCCAGTTTACTCGGGCCTTAAGAGGCAGATCGCCGACACGTCGCTTTccaaggaggagatcgatgagatcaagaagaagatgacggaGCGCGAGCAGGAGCTTCTGCCTGTATATGCTCAGATCAGCTTGCAGTTTGCCGATCTTCACGACCGCGCCGGCCGCATGAAAGCCAAGGGTGTCATTCGCGAGGTGCTTGAGTGGCGCAACGCCCGCCGCTTCTTTTACTGGCGCGTGCGCAGAAGATTGAACGAGGAGTacatcctccgccgccttgcCTCGGCGGCTGCGGTTTCGGGCGTTCACAACAAGAATGCGGCGGCAGCTGCCCAAGCCCGCGCCCgtcacctctccctcctcgaatCCTGGTGCGGTATTGCCCACTTTGACAAGTCTGATCGGGAGGTTGCCATCTGGTACGAGGAAAACCGCAAGGTGGTGCACGAGAAGGTTGAGCACCTCAAGGCCGAGGCTCTGCAGGCCGAGATGCGCGAGCTCGTCCGTCTTGGTAGCCAGTCTACGGAGGATGCTGCCAGCAACCCTGCCTGGAAGGGTATCCGCGATGTCCTTCACACCATGCCGGTACAAGAACGGGAGAAGATGCTCCAGTATCTCAAGCAGGTGTAA